In Hymenobacter sublimis, a single genomic region encodes these proteins:
- a CDS encoding S41 family peptidase, which produces MNIEPTDSPRPALESAPQNSRRQVRQPWLLALALACGVLLGANPFRPSDQNPDLTARGYLKFKEILSYVDRDYVDSVNAEELSDYAISRMLERLDPHSVFIPAKQQQQASSFLQSDYDGIGVEFNLFRDTVTVVAPLSDGPAERAGLQPGDRILAVNGQRVSGMHLTTEQMFGKLRGPRGSNVLLQVLRRGQARPLSVQVTRNRIPNSSVDVAYMVDNQTGYIKVSRFASGTYDEFKSALGDLRRQGLSRLVLDLRGNPGGYLDRATKMADEFIGGTKKIVYTDGKGDQYDTQTFSRVVGDFEEGSLVVLVDEGSASAAEVLAGALQDHDRALLVGRRTFGKGLVQQPIALNDGSELRLTIARYYTPSGRSIQKSYRGGLAEYEQELQNRQRHGEFFHADSIHFADSLRYRTAHGRAVYGGGGIMPDLFVPRDTTAHSAYYTRLQSLNLVREFALTYYQEHKAELEALRFEQFNHNFHINDVQLQQLAAKGARDGVPQNPADMRRSAALLRNQLKALIARSAYGKSAYYQVLNQEDAEMQHALRAMQEPGTTAMLGLLGK; this is translated from the coding sequence ATGAACATCGAGCCGACCGACTCGCCACGTCCCGCGTTGGAGTCTGCCCCGCAAAATTCCCGGCGGCAGGTGCGTCAGCCGTGGCTGTTAGCCCTGGCCTTGGCGTGTGGAGTGTTACTGGGCGCTAACCCCTTCCGGCCTTCTGATCAGAACCCCGACCTCACGGCTCGTGGCTATCTAAAGTTCAAAGAAATCCTGAGCTACGTTGACCGCGACTACGTAGACTCCGTTAACGCCGAGGAGCTTTCCGATTACGCTATTAGCCGCATGCTGGAGCGCCTTGATCCGCACTCCGTGTTCATTCCGGCCAAGCAGCAGCAGCAAGCCTCTTCCTTTTTGCAGAGCGATTACGACGGTATCGGGGTAGAGTTCAACCTCTTCCGTGACACGGTAACCGTAGTGGCTCCCCTCAGCGACGGCCCGGCCGAGCGCGCTGGTTTGCAACCCGGCGACCGTATTCTGGCCGTGAACGGGCAGCGTGTGTCGGGCATGCACCTGACGACGGAGCAGATGTTTGGCAAGCTGCGCGGTCCGCGCGGTAGTAATGTGCTGCTGCAGGTGCTGCGCCGCGGGCAGGCCCGCCCGCTCAGCGTGCAGGTAACCCGCAACCGCATTCCTAACTCCTCGGTGGATGTGGCTTATATGGTAGATAACCAGACGGGCTACATCAAGGTCAGCCGCTTTGCCAGTGGTACGTACGATGAGTTTAAGTCGGCCTTGGGCGACTTGCGCCGGCAGGGCCTCTCCCGCCTCGTGCTAGACTTGCGCGGCAACCCCGGCGGCTACCTCGACCGCGCTACCAAGATGGCCGACGAATTTATCGGAGGTACCAAGAAGATTGTATACACTGACGGCAAGGGCGACCAGTACGATACCCAGACGTTTTCGCGGGTAGTCGGCGACTTCGAAGAAGGCTCCTTGGTCGTGCTCGTAGACGAAGGCAGCGCCTCCGCCGCCGAGGTGCTGGCCGGCGCCCTGCAAGACCACGACCGGGCCCTGCTGGTTGGTCGGCGCACCTTTGGCAAGGGCCTGGTGCAGCAGCCCATTGCCTTGAATGATGGCTCAGAACTCCGCCTAACTATTGCCCGCTACTACACGCCCTCAGGCCGGAGCATTCAGAAGTCCTACCGGGGTGGCCTGGCCGAATACGAGCAGGAGTTGCAGAACCGGCAGCGCCACGGCGAGTTTTTCCACGCCGACAGCATCCATTTTGCTGATTCATTGCGCTACCGCACGGCCCACGGCCGCGCCGTGTACGGCGGTGGTGGCATTATGCCCGACCTGTTTGTGCCCCGGGACACTACGGCCCACTCTGCTTATTACACCCGTCTGCAAAGCCTGAACCTGGTGCGCGAGTTTGCCCTAACCTACTACCAGGAGCACAAAGCCGAGCTAGAAGCCCTGCGGTTCGAACAATTCAACCATAACTTCCACATCAACGACGTGCAGTTGCAGCAGCTGGCTGCCAAAGGCGCCCGCGACGGTGTGCCCCAGAACCCCGCTGATATGCGCCGCAGCGCGGCCCTGCTGCGCAACCAGCTCAAGGCCCTAATTGCCCGCAGCGCCTACGGCAAGTCAGCCTACTACCAGGTTCTAAACCAGGAAGACGCCGAGATGCAGCACGCCCTGCGCGCTATGCAGGAGCCCGGAACTACAGCTATGCTAGGCCTGCTGGGTAAATAA
- the ruvX gene encoding Holliday junction resolvase RuvX has product MGRILAIDYGHKRVGLAVTDPLQLIATPLDTVHSQDLLAYLKAYHLREPLAALVIGMPKNLNNEATDSTPAVVGVVRRLRKEFPEVPVHEIDERFTSRMAHAAMLAGGLSKKDRRDKATVDRVSATIILQSFLESR; this is encoded by the coding sequence ATGGGCCGAATTCTTGCCATCGACTACGGGCACAAGCGCGTGGGGCTGGCCGTTACGGACCCGCTTCAGCTTATTGCTACCCCTCTTGACACGGTGCATAGCCAGGATTTGCTGGCCTACCTGAAGGCTTACCACCTGCGCGAGCCCTTGGCGGCACTGGTTATTGGCATGCCCAAAAACCTCAACAATGAGGCCACCGATTCGACGCCGGCCGTGGTGGGGGTAGTGCGCCGCCTACGAAAAGAATTTCCAGAGGTGCCCGTGCACGAGATAGATGAGCGGTTTACCTCGCGCATGGCCCACGCGGCCATGCTGGCCGGGGGCCTGAGCAAAAAGGACCGCCGCGACAAAGCCACCGTCGACCGGGTGTCGGCCACCATTATTCTGCAATCTTTCCTCGAATCCCGATGA
- the def gene encoding peptide deformylase, whose product MIYPIVAFGDPVLKTPAKDIPADFPAAELKQIIADMYDTMYHAHGVGLAAPQVGKSIRLFVIDSEPMLDEDEDGNPVVEEPTAAPVKRAFINPRMVSETGEEWGFEEGCLSIPGIREKVVRHSTIVLRYEDENRQQHEETFSGMTARVIQHEYDHLEGILFTDYASGLKKQLLKGKLARISKGDVSADYRMRFVGQGRR is encoded by the coding sequence ATGATTTACCCCATTGTTGCCTTCGGCGACCCGGTACTGAAAACGCCGGCTAAAGACATTCCTGCCGACTTTCCGGCCGCGGAGCTAAAGCAAATTATTGCCGACATGTACGATACCATGTACCACGCCCACGGCGTGGGGCTAGCCGCGCCGCAGGTAGGCAAGAGCATCCGCTTGTTTGTGATTGACTCCGAGCCAATGCTGGACGAAGACGAGGACGGCAACCCCGTTGTGGAGGAGCCCACGGCCGCCCCGGTGAAGCGGGCTTTTATTAACCCCCGCATGGTGAGCGAAACCGGTGAGGAGTGGGGTTTTGAAGAGGGCTGCCTGAGCATTCCGGGCATTCGGGAGAAGGTAGTGCGCCACTCCACCATTGTGCTACGCTACGAGGACGAAAACCGTCAGCAGCACGAGGAAACCTTTTCGGGCATGACGGCCCGCGTGATTCAGCACGAGTACGACCACCTGGAAGGCATCTTGTTCACCGACTACGCTTCGGGCCTGAAAAAGCAACTGCTCAAGGGCAAGCTAGCGCGCATCAGCAAGGGCGACGTAAGTGCCGACTACCGGATGCGTTTCGTAGGTCAGGGCCGGCGATAA
- a CDS encoding zinc dependent phospholipase C family protein, translating into MTTCSYSALIRYAVIIILINTLPGTAQAWGFFGHRLINRLAVYTLPPEMIRFYKANIDYLTDNATRPDSRRTVVPGEAPRHFLDVDVYGDSAIYKLPRSYPDAVAQLGEDSLLRHGIVPWQVARMKGQLTAAFQAHDTDRILHISADMGHYIADACVPLHTTHNYNGQLTGQRGIHALWESRLPELLSSGYDFFTGPAPYLDRPTETIWGAVGRFHAAVDSVLRLERELSQKLPDDRKYGFEQRGNLTVRTYSRDFARVYHQRLNGQVERQMRLALRLVGAFWYTAWVDAGQPNLNALPRTPSEKEQQRLALEAKQAEQLPKTAIAGHED; encoded by the coding sequence ATGACAACGTGTTCTTATTCAGCCCTGATCCGATATGCCGTCATTATCATTCTGATTAACACGCTTCCTGGAACGGCGCAGGCCTGGGGATTTTTCGGGCATCGGCTAATTAATCGGCTGGCGGTGTACACGTTGCCGCCCGAAATGATTAGGTTCTATAAGGCCAACATCGACTACCTCACTGATAATGCCACCCGACCGGACTCCCGGCGCACGGTAGTGCCAGGCGAGGCGCCGCGCCATTTCCTCGATGTGGATGTGTACGGCGACTCGGCCATCTACAAGCTGCCCCGCTCCTACCCCGATGCCGTGGCTCAACTCGGCGAAGATTCCCTGCTTCGGCACGGCATCGTGCCCTGGCAGGTGGCGCGCATGAAGGGCCAGCTCACGGCCGCTTTCCAGGCTCATGATACCGACCGAATTCTGCATATCTCGGCCGATATGGGCCACTACATTGCCGATGCCTGCGTGCCCCTGCATACTACCCACAACTACAACGGACAACTAACTGGGCAGCGCGGCATTCATGCCCTTTGGGAAAGCCGGCTGCCGGAGCTGCTCAGCAGCGGCTACGACTTCTTTACCGGCCCCGCTCCCTACCTCGACCGACCCACGGAAACTATCTGGGGCGCTGTGGGCCGCTTCCACGCCGCCGTCGACTCAGTGCTGCGCCTGGAGCGGGAGTTAAGCCAAAAGCTGCCCGACGACCGAAAGTACGGCTTTGAGCAGCGTGGCAACCTAACCGTGCGCACCTATTCCCGCGACTTTGCCCGGGTCTACCACCAGCGCCTGAACGGGCAAGTGGAGCGGCAGATGCGCCTAGCCCTGCGCCTGGTGGGTGCTTTCTGGTACACGGCCTGGGTAGATGCCGGTCAGCCGAACCTTAACGCGCTACCCCGTACGCCCTCCGAGAAAGAGCAGCAGCGCCTAGCCTTGGAAGCAAAGCAGGCTGAGCAGCTACCTAAAACTGCCATAGCAGGCCACGAGGACTAG
- a CDS encoding DMT family protein, with protein MKSFTTIALLLISNLFMTFAWYGHLQFKKISWLHGLGLVGVILISWGLAFFEYVFQVPANRIGFEENGGPFSLFQLKVIQEVVSLTVFTLCAVFIFKTDKLAWNHLVGFALLVAAVYVIFKKW; from the coding sequence ATGAAAAGCTTTACCACCATTGCCCTGCTGCTGATTTCCAACTTGTTCATGACGTTTGCTTGGTACGGCCACCTGCAGTTCAAGAAAATCAGCTGGTTGCATGGGCTGGGGCTAGTGGGCGTTATCCTGATTAGCTGGGGACTAGCTTTCTTTGAGTATGTGTTTCAGGTGCCGGCCAACCGCATCGGATTCGAGGAAAACGGAGGGCCCTTCAGCCTATTTCAGCTCAAAGTCATTCAGGAGGTAGTTTCCCTGACGGTGTTTACGCTCTGCGCCGTTTTCATCTTCAAAACCGACAAACTCGCCTGGAACCACCTAGTTGGCTTTGCCTTACTAGTGGCAGCCGTGTACGTCATTTTCAAAAAGTGGTAA
- a CDS encoding patatin-like phospholipase family protein, protein MSKKYNAVALLFLWLLSIHAVQAQKVGLVLSGGGAKGLAHVGVLKVLEKNRIPIDYIVGTSMGAIVGGMYAAGYSPREIEEIVLKPEFQDWVANRPLEGKVFNFYDADPSPAALHLGLSIDTAFRTRVTPRIINDATLNYVLATMLAPAGAISNYNFDNLFVPYRAVASEVFTRQKVVQRSGSLSDAVRNSMAFPLAFRPIRQEDGRYLFDGAVVDNFPTGVIRQEFKPDIIIGVNVGDVAYRKYPKEKDDQLLTSTLVFLGSNAADTLSVGPNGIFIQPDITDYTAADFGRVKRLIALGEQATEEKLALTLQRIQRREDTVALQQRRLAFQQRAPKPDFTRITVQGLPRQQQEFVRRFFQRSGSTYTPSDVEEGYFRLVSNDFFTNVYPRIRYSEEQKGYGLSIDARQANNLTADLGVLLSSRSMSNFYLGGAYRYLSRYLYTVRANATVGRFYNAVQGSFRVSVPGQVPLYFEPIVTFNNLNYQDTGGLLGQNAETSQLVQRDLKTALNIGISPNYRSRYVLDIGAFTNRDRFANTSEVSSTDELDLNRFQGITAGLRFERNSLNARQYATKGRRAEFALRGITGQEKYDPGTTANEVEGRTKNQRWVKGSLFVEQYFSLSKTDSVGAKTNAWGYLLDAVASTQGAFATYRSSLTTSAAFLPLPDSRTLFLDNYRGTAYAGAGLRYVKGVFRGVEWRSEAFAHVLVRPWKQAYDNPVLVRRSNSVSRPYLTFMTGLVYQTPVGPLSVQAIHYDDPNHRFGVFAHIGYVLFRDRSLE, encoded by the coding sequence ATGTCGAAAAAATACAATGCTGTAGCGTTGCTTTTCCTGTGGTTGCTGAGCATACACGCCGTTCAGGCCCAGAAGGTGGGCCTCGTGCTCAGCGGAGGCGGGGCTAAGGGCCTGGCCCACGTGGGCGTGCTGAAGGTGCTGGAGAAGAACCGAATCCCTATTGACTACATTGTGGGCACCAGCATGGGCGCCATTGTGGGCGGCATGTACGCGGCCGGTTATTCGCCCCGCGAAATCGAGGAAATTGTGCTTAAGCCCGAGTTTCAGGACTGGGTGGCCAACCGCCCCCTCGAAGGCAAAGTGTTCAACTTCTACGATGCTGACCCCTCGCCGGCGGCTCTGCATCTGGGCTTGTCCATCGATACGGCGTTTCGCACCCGCGTTACGCCGCGCATTATCAACGACGCTACCCTGAACTACGTGCTGGCAACCATGCTGGCCCCGGCCGGCGCCATATCCAATTACAACTTCGATAACTTATTCGTGCCCTACCGGGCCGTGGCCTCCGAGGTATTTACCCGTCAAAAGGTAGTGCAGCGCAGTGGCTCCCTCTCCGATGCCGTGCGTAACTCCATGGCGTTTCCGCTGGCTTTCCGCCCCATTCGCCAGGAAGACGGGCGCTACCTCTTCGACGGGGCCGTGGTCGACAACTTCCCGACCGGCGTTATTCGGCAGGAATTCAAGCCTGACATCATCATTGGGGTGAACGTGGGCGACGTAGCCTACCGCAAATACCCCAAGGAAAAGGACGACCAGTTGTTAACCAGTACTCTCGTCTTTTTGGGTTCTAATGCCGCTGACACCCTTTCGGTGGGCCCGAACGGCATTTTTATTCAGCCGGATATAACAGATTACACCGCCGCCGACTTTGGGCGGGTGAAGCGCCTGATTGCCTTGGGCGAGCAAGCCACTGAAGAAAAGCTGGCCCTTACCCTGCAGCGTATTCAGCGCCGCGAAGACACCGTAGCCTTGCAGCAGCGCCGCCTTGCGTTCCAGCAGCGCGCCCCCAAACCCGATTTCACCCGCATTACCGTGCAGGGCCTGCCCCGGCAGCAGCAGGAGTTTGTGCGCCGTTTTTTCCAGCGTAGCGGCTCTACCTACACCCCCAGCGACGTGGAAGAAGGCTACTTCCGCCTTGTCAGCAACGACTTCTTTACCAACGTGTACCCGCGCATCCGGTACTCAGAGGAGCAGAAAGGCTACGGACTGAGCATTGACGCGCGCCAGGCCAACAACCTTACCGCCGACTTAGGCGTGCTGCTTTCCTCACGCTCCATGAGCAACTTTTACCTGGGCGGCGCCTACCGCTACCTGAGCCGCTACCTCTATACGGTGCGGGCCAATGCCACGGTGGGCCGCTTTTACAACGCCGTGCAGGGCTCATTCCGGGTAAGCGTGCCCGGCCAGGTTCCGCTGTACTTTGAGCCCATTGTCACCTTCAACAACCTGAACTACCAGGATACCGGCGGCCTGCTTGGGCAGAATGCCGAAACCAGCCAGCTGGTGCAGCGCGACCTGAAAACGGCCCTTAACATTGGCATCAGCCCCAACTACCGCAGCCGCTACGTGCTCGACATCGGCGCCTTTACCAACCGCGACCGGTTTGCCAATACCAGCGAGGTAAGCAGCACCGATGAGCTGGACCTGAACCGGTTTCAGGGCATTACGGCCGGCCTCCGCTTCGAGCGCAACTCCTTGAATGCTCGCCAGTACGCTACCAAAGGCCGCCGGGCTGAGTTTGCGCTGCGTGGCATCACGGGCCAGGAAAAATACGACCCCGGCACTACCGCCAACGAGGTAGAGGGCCGGACCAAAAACCAGCGCTGGGTGAAGGGCTCCTTGTTTGTGGAGCAGTATTTCTCGCTAAGTAAAACGGATTCCGTGGGGGCCAAAACCAACGCCTGGGGCTACCTGCTCGATGCCGTGGCCAGCACCCAGGGCGCGTTTGCTACCTACCGCTCTTCCCTGACGACCTCCGCCGCTTTTCTCCCCCTGCCCGACTCCCGCACCTTGTTCCTGGACAATTACCGGGGCACAGCTTATGCTGGTGCCGGCCTGCGCTATGTGAAAGGCGTTTTCCGGGGCGTAGAATGGCGCTCGGAGGCGTTTGCACACGTGCTAGTGCGCCCCTGGAAACAAGCCTACGACAATCCCGTGCTGGTACGCCGTTCCAACAGCGTAAGCCGCCCCTACCTCACCTTCATGACCGGCCTCGTCTACCAGACGCCCGTCGGCCCGCTCTCCGTACAAGCCATCCACTACGACGACCCAAACCACCGTTTCGGTGTCTTCGCCCACATCGGCTACGTCCTCTTCCGCGACCGGTCATTGGAGTAA
- a CDS encoding MIP/aquaporin family protein, whose protein sequence is MSVSFAARLLAALRRHWAHYLAEAAGIAFFMTCAALLTTGLEHPASPLHQALRSQEQVRHWLLGLSMGLVVVLIVYSPWGKRSGAHINPAVTLGFWQLGKLRTPDAIWYVLFQVAGALGAGQLLKGALGSLYAHPSVNFTVTQPGPQGEFLAFAAEFIISFILMVVLLAALHSATWKKRAGWLIGALLALYIVFETPYSGMSLNPARTLGSAVAAGSYRGLWLYWVAPPLAMWLATVLFRRLYHGEDLDCAILAGCTPGPSSPHTPGEEPPVYPEEK, encoded by the coding sequence ATGTCCGTATCGTTCGCTGCCCGCCTGCTTGCCGCCCTGCGCCGTCATTGGGCGCATTACCTGGCGGAAGCGGCGGGCATTGCTTTTTTCATGACCTGCGCCGCCCTGCTGACAACTGGGCTGGAGCACCCGGCCTCCCCGTTGCACCAAGCATTGCGCAGCCAGGAGCAGGTGCGGCACTGGTTGCTAGGTCTGAGCATGGGCCTAGTGGTGGTACTGATTGTCTACAGCCCCTGGGGCAAGCGTTCCGGAGCCCACATCAACCCCGCCGTTACGCTGGGTTTCTGGCAGTTAGGCAAGCTGCGCACCCCCGATGCCATCTGGTACGTGCTATTTCAGGTGGCCGGCGCGCTAGGAGCGGGGCAACTCCTGAAGGGGGCGTTGGGCTCCCTCTACGCCCACCCAAGCGTCAACTTCACCGTAACCCAGCCCGGACCGCAGGGGGAGTTTCTGGCCTTTGCCGCCGAGTTCATCATCTCCTTTATTTTGATGGTTGTGCTGCTGGCCGCCTTGCACTCGGCCACCTGGAAAAAGCGGGCCGGCTGGCTGATCGGCGCTCTACTGGCGCTTTACATTGTTTTTGAAACGCCCTACTCCGGAATGAGCCTGAACCCCGCGCGCACCCTGGGCTCGGCGGTAGCCGCCGGAAGTTACCGGGGCCTGTGGCTGTACTGGGTAGCGCCGCCCCTGGCCATGTGGCTGGCCACGGTGCTGTTCCGCCGCTTGTACCACGGTGAAGACCTCGACTGCGCCATCCTGGCCGGCTGCACGCCCGGCCCCTCCTCGCCCCACACCCCCGGCGAGGAGCCGCCAGTTTATCCGGAAGAGAAGTGA
- the pulA gene encoding type I pullulanase: MKFRSVLTLVLAVSTLTTCRTARVADTYALLPTYEGPDLGLTFTRGQARLRVWAPTAEKLQLKLYAEGTGGAPVAEYAMQKSTGGTWLYTLPAQPAGQFYVVQATIKGRQMAEVPDPYVHAVGLNGQRGALLDPATVSPARWEEDLRPQLKQATDIVIGEAHVRDLSMHPQSGIQHKGKYLGVAEAGTRGPAGVKTGLDHLTELGITHLHLLPVNDFASIDESKLSENRYNWGYEPLHYSVPEGSYATNPADPAARIRELKQVTQALHGRGLRLILDVVYNHTTDVARTSFEQLVPGYYYRHNPDGSLSDAAACGNEIASERPMVRKLIVESVVYWAREYHVDGFRFDLMGILDLRTMRALRVALDQIDHSIFLYGEGWTARPSPLPEAERAVKANVGKLDRIAAFGDELRDGVKGGVSRPADPGFVGGQPGQEESVKFGIVGATQHPQLDYNKVNYAKAPWATTPAQAINYVACHDDRLLWDELTVGNPGASEAELIKLDLLSNTIVFTSQGVPFLPIGDEFLRTKGGSHNSYNQPDSVNQLDWARKAQYSRVYEFYRQLLALRRAHPAFRLPTQALVQQHLEFLPNLPATTIGYQLKDHAGGDAWRTIVVLFNGNRQAARLPIPGGRYSVVVAEDQINPQGIRTVEGAGETMTVEVSASSALILVQP, translated from the coding sequence ATGAAGTTTCGGTCTGTCCTTACCCTAGTGCTTGCCGTGAGCACCCTCACCACCTGCCGCACCGCCCGCGTCGCGGATACTTACGCCTTGCTGCCTACCTACGAAGGGCCCGACCTCGGCCTGACCTTTACCCGGGGCCAGGCCCGCCTGCGGGTGTGGGCGCCCACGGCCGAAAAGCTCCAATTGAAGCTGTATGCCGAGGGCACTGGCGGCGCGCCCGTGGCCGAGTACGCCATGCAAAAATCGACGGGCGGCACCTGGCTGTACACCTTGCCGGCCCAGCCGGCGGGGCAATTTTACGTGGTGCAAGCCACCATCAAGGGCCGGCAAATGGCGGAGGTGCCCGACCCCTACGTGCACGCCGTGGGCCTGAACGGGCAACGCGGCGCCCTGCTCGACCCCGCTACCGTGAGTCCGGCCCGGTGGGAAGAGGACCTGCGCCCCCAGCTGAAACAAGCCACCGACATCGTCATCGGAGAAGCCCACGTGCGCGACCTGTCCATGCACCCCCAATCCGGCATTCAGCACAAGGGCAAGTACCTGGGCGTAGCGGAGGCCGGTACCCGCGGCCCCGCCGGCGTGAAGACGGGCCTCGACCACCTCACGGAGCTGGGCATCACCCACCTGCACCTACTGCCCGTTAATGATTTTGCTTCCATTGATGAAAGCAAGCTGAGCGAAAACCGCTACAACTGGGGCTACGAGCCGCTGCACTACTCCGTGCCGGAAGGCTCCTACGCCACCAACCCTGCCGACCCCGCCGCCCGCATCCGGGAGTTAAAGCAAGTAACCCAAGCCCTGCACGGGCGGGGCCTGCGGCTGATTCTGGATGTAGTGTACAACCACACCACCGACGTTGCCCGCACCTCCTTTGAGCAGCTCGTGCCCGGCTACTACTACCGCCATAACCCCGACGGCTCCTTATCTGATGCGGCGGCCTGCGGCAACGAAATTGCCTCCGAGCGGCCCATGGTGCGCAAGCTCATTGTGGAATCGGTGGTGTACTGGGCCCGCGAGTACCACGTCGATGGGTTTCGGTTTGACTTGATGGGCATCCTGGATTTGCGCACCATGCGGGCCCTGCGCGTGGCCCTCGACCAGATTGACCACAGCATCTTCCTATACGGGGAGGGCTGGACGGCCCGCCCGAGCCCATTGCCCGAAGCCGAGCGGGCCGTGAAAGCCAACGTAGGCAAGCTGGACCGCATTGCCGCTTTCGGCGACGAGCTGCGCGACGGGGTGAAAGGCGGCGTGTCGCGCCCCGCCGACCCGGGCTTTGTGGGCGGACAGCCAGGGCAGGAGGAAAGCGTGAAGTTTGGCATTGTGGGCGCTACCCAACACCCGCAGCTCGACTACAACAAGGTAAATTACGCCAAAGCGCCCTGGGCCACTACCCCCGCCCAAGCCATCAACTACGTGGCCTGCCACGATGACCGCCTACTCTGGGACGAGCTGACCGTGGGTAACCCCGGCGCTTCGGAAGCCGAGCTCATCAAGCTGGATTTGCTTAGCAACACCATTGTATTCACCTCCCAAGGCGTGCCCTTCCTGCCCATCGGCGACGAGTTTCTGCGTACCAAAGGCGGCTCCCATAACTCCTACAACCAGCCCGACAGCGTCAACCAACTCGACTGGGCCCGCAAGGCGCAGTACTCGCGCGTCTATGAATTTTACCGCCAGCTACTTGCCCTGCGCCGCGCTCATCCGGCCTTCCGGCTACCTACCCAGGCCCTGGTTCAGCAACATCTGGAGTTCCTGCCCAACTTGCCGGCCACTACCATCGGCTACCAACTGAAAGATCATGCCGGCGGCGACGCGTGGCGTACCATTGTGGTGCTGTTCAACGGCAACCGCCAGGCCGCCCGCCTACCCATTCCGGGTGGCCGCTACTCCGTGGTAGTGGCTGAGGACCAAATCAATCCCCAGGGAATAAGGACGGTAGAGGGCGCCGGCGAAACCATGACGGTAGAAGTGTCTGCCTCCTCGGCCCTGATTCTGGTGCAACCCTAG
- a CDS encoding alpha/beta fold hydrolase encodes MPAVLPALTFIGLHYWAGSGRAFQPVADLLAPDYPLLAPDLLGFGAAPEPIVSSYSVGAYARQVESFIAENEVGRYVLVGHSMGGKIALALAAHQPAGLVGVALLSPSPPSPEPMTDADRMASLRAYGKRPEAEKTFQKITVRTLPEPLHQQILDDNLRSTRLAWDAWLLHGSREDLSAQMGNVRVPCTIIVGDQDDVMSPSVHGLETLPLLPVGTPLEIIGGAGHLLPYEAPEEVAELLRAFAHRL; translated from the coding sequence ATGCCTGCTGTTCTTCCCGCGCTTACTTTTATTGGCCTGCACTACTGGGCCGGCTCCGGCCGCGCCTTTCAACCAGTGGCCGATTTGCTAGCCCCCGACTACCCCTTGTTAGCGCCTGATCTGCTGGGCTTTGGTGCGGCGCCGGAGCCTATCGTCAGTAGCTATTCGGTGGGGGCGTATGCCCGGCAGGTGGAAAGCTTCATTGCCGAGAATGAGGTAGGGCGCTACGTGCTGGTGGGCCACAGCATGGGTGGCAAAATTGCCCTGGCCCTAGCCGCCCACCAACCCGCCGGCCTAGTTGGGGTGGCCCTGCTGAGCCCCTCGCCGCCCAGCCCGGAGCCCATGACCGATGCCGACCGAATGGCCAGCCTGCGGGCCTATGGCAAGCGCCCGGAAGCCGAAAAAACCTTCCAGAAAATAACCGTCCGCACCCTGCCCGAGCCTCTGCACCAGCAAATTCTGGACGATAATCTGCGCAGCACCCGCCTGGCCTGGGATGCCTGGCTACTACACGGCAGCCGCGAGGACCTCAGCGCCCAGATGGGCAACGTGCGCGTGCCCTGCACCATCATCGTCGGCGACCAGGATGATGTGATGTCACCGTCGGTGCACGGGCTGGAAACACTACCCCTGCTGCCCGTGGGCACGCCCCTGGAAATTATTGGCGGTGCCGGCCATCTGCTACCCTACGAAGCACCCGAGGAAGTTGCCGAGCTGCTGCGGGCCTTTGCCCACCGGTTGTAG
- a CDS encoding TlpA family protein disulfide reductase gives MQFSKPTASTLIQWMGLIALLVVLFTDLRTPVLGGVQRGLLATGLWRPTLPAPAPMPRAQPTAGTYPHNVPLLTLDGKPANLRDLQGKVLLVNLWASWCPPCVAEMPSLQKLYNQVDKRKVAFVMISFDQNPEKARRLMARKGYTFPAYFPAAPLPPAFESESIPTTIIVGPDGQIAARHEGMADYDTSEFRAALEKLAGSARL, from the coding sequence ATGCAATTTTCAAAGCCGACAGCAAGTACGCTAATCCAGTGGATGGGGCTCATTGCCTTGCTGGTGGTTCTCTTTACTGATTTGCGCACGCCAGTACTCGGTGGGGTGCAGCGGGGGCTACTGGCTACCGGCTTGTGGCGGCCAACCCTGCCTGCGCCCGCGCCTATGCCCCGCGCCCAACCCACGGCCGGCACCTACCCGCACAACGTGCCCCTGCTGACCTTGGATGGCAAGCCGGCCAACCTGCGCGACTTGCAGGGCAAGGTACTTCTGGTGAACCTGTGGGCTAGCTGGTGCCCGCCTTGCGTGGCCGAAATGCCTAGTTTGCAGAAGCTTTATAACCAAGTAGATAAGCGAAAAGTGGCGTTCGTGATGATTTCGTTTGACCAGAATCCGGAGAAGGCGCGCCGTCTGATGGCTCGCAAGGGCTACACCTTTCCTGCCTATTTTCCCGCCGCCCCGCTACCCCCGGCCTTCGAGTCTGAGTCAATTCCGACCACCATTATCGTGGGGCCTGATGGGCAGATTGCGGCCCGTCACGAGGGCATGGCCGACTATGACACATCCGAGTTCCGGGCGGCCCTGGAGAAACTTGCGGGTTCCGCCCGGCTGTAA